caattattaattttttatagttttatagcattgaaatgcttgaTAACAcagttattattcaaaattatataaatatactagtatgaaataagaaaagaaaaggaaaataaaatttgtctttaacacgcttttattagcttcacttgtaaaCACACCTTTAGACCCAAATTTGTCTAACTTTAAATGGACAGATATCATTCAAAATTTTGCACTCTTATAAAGGATCggtgataatacaataacatcaTGAGTTTGTCCTGTTATCCTTAATGGGATCATAGAATAAACCCATGATTTTATCGTCTGACTAGcagtccaccccggcttcgcccgtggtacatatatagcctatagatttcctcaataaatgagctatctaacactggaagaaattttcaaatcggacaagtagttcttgagattagtgcgttcaaacaaacaaccaataaaactcttcagctttataatattagtatagatgagtGAAGGATTCAATAAATACCTTAATTTAGTTAGTTCTAACAATTGagcgtgattttttttttagttttgtttttaacttgTTCCGTCATATAgaaaaattgttatgttttcaGAACGTTGACGAAACGTCAGTGTCGACGTGGTATAAGTGGTTGTCGTCGCAGCCGCGCTCGCCGCACGTGCTCACCACGCAGACTGGAGGTTAGTGTGCCTATCATCTAGATTTGACTAAGCTTTAATATGCTGTtttgtaaaaagttaattttttttagaatgaCCTTGTGACCGATGACTTTTTAATTCAAGAAAATTGCTGTCTTTGCGATATTGATTTTTGATCGAAAGTGTGCTGACGcaagtaaacaattttatgaaaaaaaaaaaatgttcttgtTATAAATTGTTCAATTTCAGTAGCATTCCCTTTTTGCTATTATTAACCTTTATAACACCATCTACGgttccaatttattttcacacatTTTCATACttctgatttattaaaaataacagtgaAAAACGTTTATtcacaacaataatatattttgattttaataaaaagcgtcATTGCATCTctgataaaaagttaattgtCTATCTTTTCATATTTCTAGGTGTAACAGCCGCACTAGAGCGAGCCCTGTCTCGCTACATGGAGGTAGTGAGTTCGACCCACACGGTGGACAAGCGTGAGCCGGAGTTCACGCTTTACGGACCGACCAAGGccgttttatatgtatataggtaagtttcttttatatatatattttaatagaaaaaattcgatctaTCCATCCCGCCTCATGATTGGTGAATTTTTCATTCTCAATGTTTAAATGGAATGTAAATGTGTGAGTTGCTAACTTTGTAGGTGTGCGTGACACTAAACCGCATTCGTCACATCAGTTTAGTGTCGCACTTTAGTTGAGTTATACACTTTGACTGACAcactataaatatcaaaaatggTAGTTTGGTTTTAGTAGCCAGCCAGCAATTGTATTTCTAGCATCATAATTTTAGGTctcatacaatatattactttaagaaatgtttatatagaCTTTCTCCGTACCTTGTATGGCTATTTTTCTTCAGAACaaggaaaaataatttgaaatcacTGTTATCTCAGCCCTACAATATGATCTTCCGTTTATACTCTATAAGTTGAAAGATTTAAGAtttgaaagtaattttttagattattagtatactaaattttaaatcaattataattgcATGTTAAAGATAAAACCGGGAAGGCTCAGATAAAGTTAActggaatataatataataattaatatattaaatataataattaaaacaattttcaatagTCGGGTTCCATTATCTACactcaaaaatattaagaggaatgattagaaaatatgttaaattacatttattttgtttcagcgTAAAACCAGCAGTATTCGATCTCATTCTAACGCTAGCTATAGTCGCATATCTGTCTCTAGTCTACTTCGCAATACAAATGTTCCCGCGTTTTTACACAGAGTATGCGAAAATTATAACGGGCAAAGAAAAAGTTCATTAAAGCCAAATGTACACTATGCGACTAATGGGCgaccattttttttgttgtttttaatcagtacaaaattatactaaaaatgcattttggtacattattaaaacatagtctttattgtaagtaatgaataccaaaataattaatagtgatTTTGAGAGTTGGATTGCGttcaaaagtttgtaagtggGATTGAAAAAGTGTTGAAATTACATAATTGCCTTTGCATCTAAGCCGCTTAACAgttattgataaaacatttgcaggttgataatataatatcttaaatattatgttttgtttaccGTCCCAAAGTTCCTGCAGAGTTGAACAGGATAAATCACAATTAAACTGTAATTTTAACATCATGTTACTGGATTTAAATctgcatatttatatgaagCACATATATTGTGTtagtttctttaaaaacaGATATTAAAGAGATATTTCATTCTTTTAGTCGTAGATAAAACAAcactttcaaataagaaaGTTTGTCAAAGAAAGTTATTTGCAATTGCAAATTGGCAATTgccaaaaatatacattttatattgaactatTGTTGTCTTACTCGATTCCAAAAGTCTTATAATGGtacacaaattatttacaattaaaaaaagtcttattttttgttaatttttttaaagcaataaataatattgtatatcttatgtgctttttgaaaaaaaaaatagtattaggtGGAAGAAAATCTGACTGTAGTCAGTTGTCTAATCaagtacatattttgttttgttatactatgaaataaaaactcaaaacCATAGAGTCGCtattgtaacaatatttttaattttaagggcaaaaatagattttaaatgctACTCAATTCATTTCTCTATTATGAATGTTACCTCAACTACAGTTGCATTAATTGTGatccatattatatatgaattagttattattttgctgatatattaatattttattgctcaGTTTTCAGTGTCAAATAAGGTTTTGTGTGACAAAACCATacatataaagttaaaatagttatttattaaaaaataattacaaagctattcaatagtttgtttgttcattaaatataattataatgtatacagTGACATTCGTTCACGTATTAAGTGGGTTcagtttttaatgattttgtcATTTGCTCATAATAAGACATgcttgtaattaatttgtgttgtaaaatatataaaaaaaacaagtttgcattgtatttattaaagagaAAAGTATGATTTTGTCCGTTATTCCTTTATATCTTATAAGGGCTTAAACACATCAGCAAAGTTAAGggatgttaatttttaatcttctTGATTTTATTCCATATCCAAAAAAAgtcaataaaagtataatagaaaaaaaaagcgGGAGATCACAGAAAACTACACAAAAATTTTTCCTTAGACTTTGAAGATGTGTGTATGTGGGTGGAAAttaacctttatttatttattgtcatcAAAAGTGTATTTATATGGATTTCCTTTTTGCATGTTTTcctatacaattattatgtgcgaaaattaaataaaattataaggaaaATTCACGTTAATTtcaagaatatatttaatcatttaaggTGTATGAATTCGAACAAATATTGTCTTGTGGTTTGGTGTAAGCGATAAGTGGTAGtgattagattttaaataaaagtctttgttttataacaggttttttattttgtatccttgtaaaaatatagattataaaaggGAGGTAAAGCTACCATCGATACCATTTTATGGCACTAAATTAATGAGTATAATTGCTTATTCTATTCAGATAacttataaagataattaatacataaacgtGAATTATGCATTACTAAaacgtacataatattttatattctctgCTGTAAACTTTTTACACAAAGTACAATTGAATGCCGTTAAATCTCTAGCAAGatcgtttttataataattgtatttttttttgtgacttTAACtctacaatatttttctttcatgtaTTAAATCtacaactttaaatttaaaagtacaactctcattaatatcaatataaatttataatacaaagtatTTATAGACAAAcgtattatattctatttaaactTTACGCTTCGAAAACTTCAACAGAGGCTGCTCCATTGATGTCCTTCAGTTCGTTTGACTTGAATGTCGCTACGAAGTTGATTTTGCCCAATttctgtaaatttatataaatatatttgatacataaaagcataatttagcgtacagacagacatacaaataaaaatttttatttgacagtTAGATTGCATAATTAAAACGAGTGCGGGAGAAATGTCCATTTGTCactatttttttcatagaaaCTAAACCGATGGCAGAAGTGTTCGCCCAGCGGAAGTGCAGCGTAATTTTGATTGCGATAATAGTGGTAATGTGAATGTTTACATATAGCTCTTAGTATTTTCCGTGATCTTATTATTGCTGATGATGGAAGAGAAAACTTTAGGAATTTTGGTGATCATGTTAtttgctgatgatgataacaaTGACActagtgatttttttaagaattttggTGATTATATTGGTAACAATGTATCAAATGACCCCCTTAGAAATTTTGATGATCATGTTATTGCTGATGATGGCAAGGATGTTACTAATGTTCTCTGGACATTTTAATGGTCATTTCAACAATTTCAACAATGGTCTCCTTAGGATTTTTGTTGGTCATAGAGACGATAATGCTGACTGTTATTGCTGTCATCGTGTATATTTCTGACGATGGTAACAATTTCACCAATTGTCTCTTCAGGATTTTTGGTGGTCATATTAATATCTGTCATAGATATTAATATCGGTCATAGCTGTTAATGCAGTCATCATGTGATCGTGTAATACTGAGATTTCGAAATGATTAGTGCTAGTGTTAGACGCTAGTGCTAGGCGATGTAAACTATTGGCAACACTCACAGTGGGCTGCACGGGGAGGGTGGCGGCGACCAGCCCcccggcggcggcgggcgcgctCGGCACGCGCACGgagcgcggcgcggcgccgcCGCTCGACAGCCGGAACTCGCCGCCCGACAGCGCGCGGTCCAGCGGGTTGCGGAACGACAGCTCCACCGTGCTCGGGGTGCCCAGGATCAGATCCTCATTGAACTGGCGAGACGGAAATCTTAAATTGGAAACTGACGAGGCTAAGGCAGAGGACTGCTTTATCAAGGATCAGCCAAAACCGGTACGACCGGGTAATCTCGTTAAACTGCAGAGACGGCAATCTTAATATATCAAAGCGAAGGATCCTTCGAGGATCAGCCCAAACCAAATGGATCGGGAAATCTAGCATGCAGATAGACAATATGGTGGCTCCGctaagtttattaattattttggtaAATGCTACCCCAGAGAGGATAAAATAGCGAAACAATGTTGTACAGCGAAAGTCTTTTTGATTACGCTAGTGATGCTCGCGCAACaggtacaatataaaataactctaCGCTATATACTTCGCCAGGACCAGGTCCTCGTTACTGTAAGAAAACAGAATATATGTGCTTTTGGTAAAAGTACACAAAAGCTATATTACAATCTCGGTCAGTGACCGTTTCCACtgtgaaaaagtaaaaaggataataaagcaattttataataaagcattttaatttgattcaaTTAGATTccgttaaaaatgtatacctTTTCTTCGCTTCATTCctgtttatatcaataattataactaaattagAATCCGTATTTAATCCAACGACAATCCACaaataaaatccaaaaatatattctttcatCACTAACACCTCCAATTTTCCTGAATCCTGTCTTAAACACTTACTTTAATGTCTATATTGGGTTTAAGCACTTGGAAgtcgtcatcatcagcccaggACTGCTTGGTGTCGTCCACGATGGCCATTGCTGAGATCTTTATGTTGCAATACTCCACCAACTTGGGCAGATACTCCTCTGCTGTTATTAGTATGCTAATTTGCTCCTCTGAAACATATatctgaattattataattatattcttagtGTCGTATCAAAGGGATACACCAAGTTGAGTTGTGATTTTCTGTTGGGTACatagaaatgattttttacgcgcatatttagatattatgtaGCATAGCAGTAACCTGTAGCAGTGTTTTTACGTGTTTCCATTTGTGAAAAAAGATAATACAGTGCCGGCCCTAACATACTTCCTTGTGGAACCCCAAACGAAATTTCGTTTAATGGAGCTGTCTCATCATTCAATTTGAGATAAAAGCAGTTATCCTAAACTAAGCttacgattttaatataatataaaatgaataaagcgAATATGTTCAATTTTGAACACGAAATCGTCCCACTACACTCAATCAAAAACCTAGCTTATGTCTAGGCGTTGTAGATGAGATTTTTCCCTTCAAATAGGGGTTTATCTAGTTGAAGTATCATCGTGAACTGCATAAACATGTTTTGTTCCGTATCTTATACAATTACTTACTcatgaaatttcgtatttgATTTTCGTagtaaaacttaataaactaAATCTAGACAGTGCAATGAAggtaaacttaaaataaaataattctttctagtcagagataataaaatacaaacttttCTGAGGTCCCACGAATATCTTGCCCTCGACCTTCTTTAACAGATCAGCTTTGACACCATTGTAGAACACGCTGGTGGCTGAAAGTGCTGCTTTAATGTTACGACcctaaaatagaaaaaataaaaaaaatgaaatcttaaaaatgtttttgtcaaAGTATCGCTAATGGTATAATAGTTACCTACAGTGATTACcttaactattaattatttataaaaaactgttattGATGAGTTCATTAAATCATCCATAACACGTAGTTGAAATGTGCTCGAAGGACCACGTAACTTAGTTACTTACTTGTGGTTGGACAGTTCATTTATTGATGACGGtgcatttattataacgaCGTGTTGCTACCGATAGGAGCGgaacagttttatatattattccaaaaATAGACAATGTGGGTCAGCTaagagaaagaaagaaagaacaatCATTTAGCTGTGTATAATTACCTGATCTGATGTGTTCTCGATATCCACAGTGACCCTGAAGTCTTTGCCGATGGGGACTGTGTCGATGTCTCGCAGCTTAAAGGTCACGTCGTTGGTTAAGGAGGCCGCTACTGCATAGTATctgttattgaaaaaaaaaaaacattgtaataaaatggcAAATGGCTTTTGAGGGTAGCTTATATGGGAAAGCGTGTAGCATAAAATGTAGATTGGCATCTAGTGTGCAGTGTAGATTATGTCGACTGAAGTATGCAGTATATCAAGCAGCGTGTACAGTATTGCGTGTAGGCTCCATTATATTGTGTCATGTAGAGTGGTGTGTAAAGTGAAAATTTCACTTTATACGTCATGTGTAGAGTAACGCCTAGAGTGAAATATATAGAGCGACGTGAATGTCGTAGAATAAAGAGCAATATATACAACGGAATGTAAAGTGCATTATGTAGAGCGACATGTAGAGTGTGTTCAGATAGTGAGCAGAATGTAGAGCGGCATGTAAAATGCACTATATAGAGCGGCATATAGAATGCACTATGTAGAGCGGTATGTAGAGCGCAGTCTACCTCTTGGCCCGTTCCGAGTATCGCACGCCGTTCCACAGCGCGAGGCGCTCGGAGGCGGTCCCCTCGCGGTGCTTGTAGAGTGCCGTGACGTCATCGCGGTCCGCGTCGCCGAGCGGGTCGAACACGAACGGCTTCTTTGTTAGCACCATTCGGCCAATGCTGTGGATTACATATtgcgtttaaataaacaataaaaaattaaagggtaattttaataaccatACTCAATCTTAGTAAGATGCTGGAACTTGCTAGTTGTTTGTTTACAtactcatatttaaataataaaaattctagtTTTGGCCTAGCTGTATATTCTTAGGAAAGTAATTTCTTTAACTCAGTaggaataaagaataatactTACTGGTAGTTGTTTGTATCCACCATAGAGAAACCAGTTTCCTCGTCAGGGTCTCTCCTCCATCTCATCAGGTCAGCGTTGACTGAAGCCAGCATAAACTCTACGTCGTATCCCAAACCTATCACGCCTTGTTTAATCGCTTCCAGTGGAGCCGGCCCACACTGGTACTGGCCTGATGATGTTTCTTGAGGAGTAGCATCTATTGCTTGCCAGCCACCATAGcctggtaaaaaaaaaataattattaagtagaATCATAaagtgaattataataatggattttattatatcctgGAAAGGAAGTTCTGGTGTTATGACACTtagaaaccaaaaaaaaacaaaattcaagaGATTTCCAGAAATTTCCTAGAAATTCTTCTTATTGTCCAGTTTTTGTCAGAACGAAACTCACCAGGTGGAAGATCAGGTCTGGCCATCCAAACGTCATTCCAGACATGATAGTTCCAGATGGAGTCAGCACCCTGTGGGTTGTTGGGGTCATAGTCCATTTCTTCCATAGTTTCGGTGTAGTACTTGTCCACTGTGAGGGAGCTGTTTGCATCGTGAGCTGATACCAGGTTCGATACCACGCGAGAGGGAATACCGAGAGCTCGGCAAActgaataacaaaaacaaaatcaatagaGCTGGAGATTCTCTGAGAGGTAAGTGATAGactatatacaaattatatacaaattaagaaGACTGAATATATTGCCTTTTGAAGAACTGTATGCAGCTCTATTTTAAAGGTCATATGTCCTAGTTTCGAAACAGACAACATCATTATTGTATTCAAGATAATGGAAGCTTTCTATCCTAACTAGGGTTTTCTTCAAAGTATTTTGCTTTGTCACACCGaaactattcaatatttttcatcatttttttaagttgcaAAAGAATTTTATGGGACGAATATATTGAGTAAAATCTCAATTAGTTTTAGAAGACTCTTATCTAGAGTATTATCCATCACCCAAAATTACCCATTTGTTATACCTTTTTCTCACCTTTTCATAGCAATATTAACAACTTCATCAATTAGGttattatgtcataatatattatgtcctattattttcttgtaatattttatgttgttgtTTATGTACTGGTCTGTGTATACGTTACGGTTGCCTATATTTAGTCTTTTCTTctacctatttaatttatttctatgttatttaCTTGGTGACTGTAAATAAGATTAAGACTTAGATTGATCTTAGTCACGTTTCTCCTCAAAACGTGCAGAACAGATCTGATTGACTTTTTACATATCTTAATAAACTCGCCTTATTACAcgaggaataaaatataaaatacaaagaccataaattaacatattatcaGTGAACCTAATCATTTACCCCAATTACAGAATTAGCGATAACCTTTGtttctcatattatttttgcataaaacatccattattaatatttataaatcttggACAGAATCCACGACTTCTAGGATATCATATGCTACGTGACATGTTTTTAGTTTAACGTAGATTGCGTTGTTggtattgataataaaataacttcgtacgttttttttaagttaagtcttttaatatcttttttattaactatattaaacgttgaattcattaaaagaaatatcagTTTAGATGACAATTAGGTGATATCCTGACAGAAATTCGACTATGTTGCCATGAATTGGTAAATTAAGCAAGATAATGTATGAGAGCACAGAGTATTGTGTGATGTTTGATGCGATGTGACCACGGGCAGTCATGTCATACACGCCCTGCCCCCACACTCACCAGTGGTGACGACGCCCGCGAACACCCAGCACTGGCCGTACTGCACGGGCTCCTGCGTGTCG
The Zerene cesonia ecotype Mississippi chromosome 14, Zerene_cesonia_1.1, whole genome shotgun sequence DNA segment above includes these coding regions:
- the LOC119831602 gene encoding hemocyte protein-glutamine gamma-glutamyltransferase-like is translated as MEPLQVDVVHFYPRENAQPHNTVKFEVVNEETPVCTIVRRGQPFNGVVRFNRPYDENDDLVQFVFTLGDKPQLDTQGSIYLKRDAITDKYTWSAKLLSVQEDNTLSFEISTPVTMPVGCWSLRVVTRTKSSQAREVYDFDQDIYFLFNPWNPDDQTFMEDTSLLQEYVLNDVGKVWVGPIKSTRGKPWLYGQFDACVLPACMLMLDRAEVPFQHRGDPVKLTRAISRVVNSNDEGGVLVGRWDGEYGDGTAPADWAGSVDILAQFLDTQEPVQYGQCWVFAGVVTTVCRALGIPSRVVSNLVSAHDANSSLTVDKYYTETMEEMDYDPNNPQGADSIWNYHVWNDVWMARPDLPPGYGGWQAIDATPQETSSGQYQCGPAPLEAIKQGVIGLGYDVEFMLASVNADLMRWRRDPDEETGFSMVDTNNYHIGRMVLTKKPFVFDPLGDADRDDVTALYKHREGTASERLALWNGVRYSERAKRYYAVAASLTNDVTFKLRDIDTVPIGKDFRVTVDIENTSDQGRNIKAALSATSVFYNGVKADLLKKVEGKIFVGPQKKEQISILITAEEYLPKLVEYCNIKISAMAIVDDTKQSWADDDDFQVLKPNIDIKFNEDLILGTPSTVELSFRNPLDRALSGGEFRLSSGGAAPRSVRVPSAPAAAGGLVAATLPVQPTKLGKINFVATFKSNELKDINGAASVEVFEA